In Glycine max cultivar Williams 82 chromosome 7, Glycine_max_v4.0, whole genome shotgun sequence, a single window of DNA contains:
- the LOC113002160 gene encoding uncharacterized protein, whose product MEENEKIVDFFARVKVVTNQMATQGETLTDGKICEKITRSLLEKYDYIVCAIEESKEVSEMSLEELQSSLEARELRLLERNKKKIVEQALLAQSSNKNSGDSNRGRSGFRGRGRGTNNRGRGDHVSSSGRGQNDVENKPDQSQRGRGRGYYRGGSNGRGRGGMKRFDKQNIQCYNCDRWGHFADECYAKKDSQGDKANLAKGDDEENELVMLMVTTADEMCTIDEWYLDTGCSTHMTGHKEWLVNFDASKKNRIKFADGRAMLAEGVGNVMIKMSNGTQYCISGVFYVP is encoded by the coding sequence AtggaagagaatgagaagatTGTTGACTTCTTTGCACGAGTAAAGGTAGTCACCAATCAGATGGCTACACAAGGTGAGACTTTAACTGATGGAAAAATTTGTGAGAAAATTACTCGATCTTTGCtggaaaaatatgattatatagtATGTGCAATTGAGGAATCCAAGGAAGTAAGTGAAATGAGTTTAGAAGAATTGCAAAGTTCACTAGAAGCTAGAGAACTTAGATTGCTagagagaaataagaagaaaattgtTGAACAAGCCTTATTGGCTCAATCTAGTAACAAGAATTCTGGCGACAGTAACAGAGGAAGAAGTGGTTTTAGAGGAAGAGGTCGTGGTACGAACAATAGAGGAAGAGGTGACCATGTTTCTAGTAGTGGAAGAGGCCAGAATGATGTTGAAAATAAACCTGATCAGTCGCAGAGAGGCAGGGGCAGAGGCTACTATCGAGGTGGTAGCAATGGTAGAGGAAGAGGTGGTATGAAAAGGTTTGATAAACAGAACATCCAATGTTATAATTGTGATAGGTGGGGACACTTTGCAGATGAGTGTTATGCGAAGAAGGATTCCCAAGGTGATAAGGCAAATCTTGCCAAAGGTGATGATGAGGAAAATGAGCTAGTGATGCTCATGGTGACTACTGCAGATGAAATGTGCACCATTGATGAATGGTACCTTGACACAGGATGTTCTACACATATGACTGGTCATAAAGAATGGCTTGTCAACTTTGATGCAAGcaagaaaaatagaatcaaGTTTGCTGATGGTAGAGCTATGCTAGCAGAAGGAGTTGGAAATGTGATGATCAAGATGTCGAATGGTACACAGTACTGCATATCAGGTGTATTTTATGTACCTTGA